One region of Culex pipiens pallens isolate TS chromosome 2, TS_CPP_V2, whole genome shotgun sequence genomic DNA includes:
- the LOC120412671 gene encoding transport and Golgi organization protein 1-like isoform X3 → MKKLNFASFVHISCLVLVLNAAGSGARECGDAECKTPIANAYATLGYKGGGEGKVDLVHGEKVVILARNVGKERHFLVRKANGAVGLANKSFIRDTNILVKSKDLILLPDEEAVGEKIEPSGTVQPDVVDGTTLNAAEVAKGTAAEAPPVETKPAPVEEKTPELGVVPSGGEAIKQEPIESNSLPEATTVEADVAAVKEPEVALKDSQSDAEEEAEDEEGDEENFFSLLFKDSDPADEEEEDDEEGEDEQEVEKEVPETKPTEQPTEEVVKDKVPEPVAQVAEPTEEIKKPEELVKVDEEVPVEQTSTEAPPAQLVDTATTLVPTLEEPEVPTPIAVEVTTATPVVDQPTAAEADVQNETVEKVAEVPPAPIVDIIVDDPRQEIPVTEEPELPLEVPPVVASNANVIEEKPEPDSALPKPPHGLLRGGLGSLLSHSHHHHHHGHHHHHGHHGHGHDHSGHSHDHGSHEHEEVPFIAGLGSVDPIPHREPLQQQQPQQQEPQQPQQQQQQQDEVVPENGFCDSVSCPNPGQASSQHQHANGFHHPMVSLPQVTEDTVSTPEPKMVEEVGSDEGIVTPSEEEVDYAEMFIAELFKLSDLIMLLAITSFTLIVFSLGHYLINKNRKEKPLIYKLNMIERDLMASHKENAMLKADLAETRHKLTSIENNSFGSNDMVIALRQDLDDAEQTKLELQEQIASLEKELENAAEAGLELNKMVAELLNQSGSDSIALTVDELQKQLNEQQQTILSMNTTLADKSRENSELQITLANQSAKYGQEFDELQQAFNDLKLEKSNIEIELTNLKTGQSSQLESLRKETSTEIAKLNKEVKSFQSKWEDSKKAQNSAEAKVEALEECIKDIKRGNTNGTVDGLIDSAELKAQLAVLKKEKNNLQDRLQGEVVARQLLDDHVKIINDEISNLKKEYSQAEKDKLEAETRLEVLSSYFKDKETQLQKELSIKEAMWMQQQGETTSTVERIRFLQDEVQQLKSQNEKLRAEIQTLDTAHKAQYTKLETQSHDAWLAARQAERRLEESRNEASTLRRKLTVLVDGGVGTTDGLIPGPVPPPADLSMTAPSPIRVESPNAPPPPLMGLPPPPFLPPPFGAPFMPPFMPPPGPGEMRPAPLGRLMSPPPNRYSPSMDRDRDRDHRYSPDRDRGRYSPDSRYDYSVMSNYETETDFSPPRSPSPHSHSRRSNYDHRDRDHRRDGRTSGSGGDRNAGSGGGGGGGGGYPKAFSPPSMRTTSPPIQDPRNKKYQDKSGIGT, encoded by the exons atgaaaaagttaaattttgctaGTTTTGTACATATTAGCTGTTTAGTTTTAGTGCTGAACGCCGCCGGAAGTGGCGCCCGGGAGTGCGGCGATGCAGAATGCAAGA CTCCGATTGCCAATGCGTACGCCACGCTCGGTTACAAGGGCGGCGGCGAGGGGAAGGTTGATCTTGTGCACGGCGAAAAGGTGGTGATTCTGGCCCGGAACGTTGGCAAGGAGCGGCACTTTCTGGTCAGGAAGGCGAACGGTGCCGTCGGGTTGGCCAACAAGAGCTTCATCCGGGACACGAACATACTGGTTAAGTCGAAAGACTTGATTTTACTGCCGGACGAGGAGGCTGTTGGGGAGAAGATTGAACCGTCCGGAACGGTTCAGCCGGACGTGGTTGATGGGACGACGCTAAACGCGGCAGAGGTGGCCAAAGGAACGGCTGCTGAAGCACCGCCGGTGGAGACGAAACCGGCTCCGGTAGAGGAGAAAACTCCAGAACTGGGGGTGGTTCCGTCGGGTGGTGAGGCTATCAAACAGGAACCGATCGAATCAAACAGTCTTCCAGAGGCGACGACCGTAGAAGCCGATGTGGCAGCCGTTAAGGAGCCGGAAGTGGCGTTGAAAGACTCCCAGTCGGATGCGGAAGAGGAGGCCGAGGATGAGGAAGGAGATGAAGAG AACTTTTTTTCGCTACTTTTCAAGGATTCCGACCCTGCGGACGAAGAAGAAGAGGATGACGAAGAGGGCGAAGATGAGCAAGAAGTAGAGAAAGAAGTGCCAGAGACAAAACCTACGGAGCAACCCACTGAAGAAGTAGTTAAGGACAAAGTTCCAGAACCAGTTGCCCAAGTCGCGGAGCCCACTGAAGAAATCAAAAAGCCAGAAGAGTTGGTAAAGGTTGACGAAGAGGTTCCAGTAGAGCAAACATCAACCGAGGCACCACCAGCTCAGCTGGTCGACACTGCGACGACCCTCGTTCCAACCCTGGAAGAACCCGAAGTCCCAACTCCGATCGCAGTTGAAGTCACCACAGCGACTCCCGTCGTTGACCAGCCAACTGCAGCGGAAGCCGACGTTCAGAACGAAACGGTCGAAAAGGTCGCCGAGGTTCCTCCGGCTCCAATCGTCGACATCATCGTGGACGATCCGCGCCAGGAGATTCCCGTCACGGAGGAGCCCGAACTCCCGCTGGAGGTTCCCCCGGTGGTGGCGTCAAACGCCAACGTAATCGAAGAGAAGCCGGAACCAGATTCGGCACTGCCAAAGCCGCCCCACGGTTTGCTACGGGGAGGGTTGGGTAGTTTATTGTCGCACagtcatcaccatcatcatcacggtcaccaccaccaccacgggCATCACGGTCATGGGCACGATCACTCGGGGCATAGTCACGATCACGGGTCGCACGAACACGAAGAGGTTCCGTTCATTGCTGGACTGGGCTCGGTTGATCCGATTCCGCACAGAGAACCTCTGCAACAGCAGCAACCACAACAACAAGAACCGCAACAacctcagcagcagcagcagcagcaagacgAAG TCGTTCCGGAGAACGGATTTTGTGATTCGGTGTCGTGTCCGAACCCCGGACAAGCCTCCTCGCAGCATCAACACGCCAATGGCTTTCACCATCCGATGGTAAGTTTGCCGCAAGTTACGGAAGATACGGTCAGTACGCCTGAGCCAAAGATGGTTGAGGAAGTTGGCTCGGATGAGGGCATCGTAACGCCTAGTGAGGAGGAGGTGGACTACGCCGAGATGTTCATCGCGGAGCTGTTCAAGCTGAGCGATTTGATTATGCTGCTGGCGATTACCTCATTCACGTTGATCGTGTTTTCGCTGGGACATTACCTGATCAACAAGAACCGCAAGGAGAAGCCGCTTATTTACAAG CTGAACATGATCGAGCGTGACCTGATGGCGTCCCACAAAGAGAACGCCATGTTGAAGGCCGATTTGGCGGAAACGCGCCACAAGCTGACCAGCATCGAAAACAACTCGTTCGGCTCGAACGACATGGTCATCGCGTTGCGCCAGGACCTGGACGACGCCGAGCAGACCAAGCTGGAGCTGCAGGAGCAGATCGCCTCCCTGGAAAAGGAACTGGAAAATGCCGCCGAAGCCGGGCTCGAACTGAACAAGATGGTCGCCGAGCTGTTGAACCAAAGCGGCAGCGACTCGATCGCCCTCACCGTCGACGAACTGCAGAAGCAGCTGAACGAACAGCAGCAAACGATCCTCTCGATGAACACGACCCTGGCCGACAAGAGTCGCGAAAACAGCGAGCTTCAAATTACGCTCGCCAACCAGTCCGCCAAGTACGGCCAGGAATTCGACGAACTGCAGCAAGCGTTCAACGACCTCAAGCTCGAAAAGAGCAACATCGAAATCGAACTGACGAACCTAAAGACCGGCCAAAGCTCCCAGCTTGAATCCCTCCGCAAGGAAACCAGCACCGAAATCGCCAAACTCAACAAGGAGGTCAAATCCTTCCAATCCAAGTGGGAAGACTCCAAAAAGGCGCAAAACTCCGCCGAAGCCAAGGTCGAAGCCCTCGAAGAGTGCATCAAGGACATCAAGCGGGGCAACACGAACGGAACCGTCGACGGGCTGATCGATTCCGCCGAACTCAAGGCGCAGCTTGCCGTACTTAAGAAGGAAAAGAACAACCTGCAGGATCGCCTGCAGGGCGAAGTGGTCGCGCGCCAGCTCCTGGACGATCACGTCAAGATCATCAACGACGAAATCTCCAACCTCAAGAAAGAGTACAGCCAGGCGGAGAAGGACAAGCTGGAGGCGGAGACGCGACTGGAGGTGTTGTCCTCCTACTTCAAGGACAAGGAAACGCAACTGCAAAA ggaaTTGAGCATCAAGGAAGCGATGTGGATGCAGCAGCAGGGTGAAACGACCAGCACCGTCGAGCGGATACGGTTCCTGCAGGACGAGGTGCAGCAGTTGAA ATCGCAAAACGAGAAGCTGCGCGCCGAAATCCAAACCCTGGACACGGCCCACAAGGCGCAGTACACGAAGCTGGAGACACAGTCGCACGACGCCTGGCTGGCGGCCCGCCAGGCCGAGCGCCGCCTCGAGGAGTCCCGCAACGAGGCCAGCACGCTACGCCGGAAGCTGACCGTGCTCGTTGACGGTGGCGTTGGCACGACTG acGGCCTAATCCCGGGACCGGTTCCCCCGCCGGCAGATCTGAGCATGACCGCTCCGTCCCCGATCCGGGTCGAATCGCCGAACGCGCCTCCTCCTCCGCTGATGGGTCTTCCGCCGCCACCGTTTTTGCCACCGCCGTTCGGGGCACCGTTCATGCCACCCTTTATGCCGCCACCGGGTCCCGGCGAGATGCGTCCGGCGCCGCTGGGTAGGCTCATGTCCCCGCCGCCGAACCGGTACAGCCCCAGCATGGATCGCGACCGGGACCGAGACCACCGGTACAGTCCGGATCGCGACCGCGGCCGGTACTCGCCGGACAGTCGGTACGACTACTCTGTGATGTCCAACTACGAAACGGAGACGGACTTTAGCCCGCCGCGGTCACCTTCGCCGCACTCACACTCGCGACGGTCCAACTATGACCACCGGGATCGGGACCATCGGAGGGACGGTCGCACCAGCGGCAGCGGTGGAGATCGCAACGCTGGttccggaggaggaggaggaggtggcgGCGGCTACCCGAAGGCGTTCTCCCCGCCCAGCATGAGGACCACCTCGCCGCCCATCCAGGACCCTAGGAATAAAAAGTATCAAG
- the LOC120412671 gene encoding transport and Golgi organization protein 1-like isoform X1, whose protein sequence is MKKLNFASFVHISCLVLVLNAAGSGARECGDAECKTPIANAYATLGYKGGGEGKVDLVHGEKVVILARNVGKERHFLVRKANGAVGLANKSFIRDTNILVKSKDLILLPDEEAVGEKIEPSGTVQPDVVDGTTLNAAEVAKGTAAEAPPVETKPAPVEEKTPELGVVPSGGEAIKQEPIESNSLPEATTVEADVAAVKEPEVALKDSQSDAEEEAEDEEGDEENFFSLLFKDSDPADEEEEDDEEGEDEQEVEKEVPETKPTEQPTEEVVKDKVPEPVAQVAEPTEEIKKPEELVKVDEEVPVEQTSTEAPPAQLVDTATTLVPTLEEPEVPTPIAVEVTTATPVVDQPTAAEADVQNETVEKVAEVPPAPIVDIIVDDPRQEIPVTEEPELPLEVPPVVASNANVIEEKPEPDSALPKPPHGLLRGGLGSLLSHSHHHHHHGHHHHHGHHGHGHDHSGHSHDHGSHEHEEVPFIAGLGSVDPIPHREPLQQQQPQQQEPQQPQQQQQQQDEVVPENGFCDSVSCPNPGQASSQHQHANGFHHPMVSLPQVTEDTVSTPEPKMVEEVGSDEGIVTPSEEEVDYAEMFIAELFKLSDLIMLLAITSFTLIVFSLGHYLINKNRKEKPLIYKLNMIERDLMASHKENAMLKADLAETRHKLTSIENNSFGSNDMVIALRQDLDDAEQTKLELQEQIASLEKELENAAEAGLELNKMVAELLNQSGSDSIALTVDELQKQLNEQQQTILSMNTTLADKSRENSELQITLANQSAKYGQEFDELQQAFNDLKLEKSNIEIELTNLKTGQSSQLESLRKETSTEIAKLNKEVKSFQSKWEDSKKAQNSAEAKVEALEECIKDIKRGNTNGTVDGLIDSAELKAQLAVLKKEKNNLQDRLQGEVVARQLLDDHVKIINDEISNLKKEYSQAEKDKLEAETRLEVLSSYFKDKETQLQKELSIKEAMWMQQQGETTSTVERIRFLQDEVQQLKSQNEKLRAEIQTLDTAHKAQYTKLETQSHDAWLAARQAERRLEESRNEASTLRRKLTVLVDGGVGTTDGLIPGPVPPPADLSMTAPSPIRVESPNAPPPPLMGLPPPPFLPPPFGAPFMPPFMPPPGPGEMRPAPLGRLMSPPPNRYSPSMDRDRDRDHRYSPDRDRGRYSPDSRYDYSVMSNYETETDFSPPRSPSPHSHSRRSNYDHRDRDHRRDGRTSGSGGDRNAGSGGGGGGGGGYPKAFSPPSMRTTSPPIQDPRNKKYQGGFSSGSQDSVATRKSGKQYKQT, encoded by the exons atgaaaaagttaaattttgctaGTTTTGTACATATTAGCTGTTTAGTTTTAGTGCTGAACGCCGCCGGAAGTGGCGCCCGGGAGTGCGGCGATGCAGAATGCAAGA CTCCGATTGCCAATGCGTACGCCACGCTCGGTTACAAGGGCGGCGGCGAGGGGAAGGTTGATCTTGTGCACGGCGAAAAGGTGGTGATTCTGGCCCGGAACGTTGGCAAGGAGCGGCACTTTCTGGTCAGGAAGGCGAACGGTGCCGTCGGGTTGGCCAACAAGAGCTTCATCCGGGACACGAACATACTGGTTAAGTCGAAAGACTTGATTTTACTGCCGGACGAGGAGGCTGTTGGGGAGAAGATTGAACCGTCCGGAACGGTTCAGCCGGACGTGGTTGATGGGACGACGCTAAACGCGGCAGAGGTGGCCAAAGGAACGGCTGCTGAAGCACCGCCGGTGGAGACGAAACCGGCTCCGGTAGAGGAGAAAACTCCAGAACTGGGGGTGGTTCCGTCGGGTGGTGAGGCTATCAAACAGGAACCGATCGAATCAAACAGTCTTCCAGAGGCGACGACCGTAGAAGCCGATGTGGCAGCCGTTAAGGAGCCGGAAGTGGCGTTGAAAGACTCCCAGTCGGATGCGGAAGAGGAGGCCGAGGATGAGGAAGGAGATGAAGAG AACTTTTTTTCGCTACTTTTCAAGGATTCCGACCCTGCGGACGAAGAAGAAGAGGATGACGAAGAGGGCGAAGATGAGCAAGAAGTAGAGAAAGAAGTGCCAGAGACAAAACCTACGGAGCAACCCACTGAAGAAGTAGTTAAGGACAAAGTTCCAGAACCAGTTGCCCAAGTCGCGGAGCCCACTGAAGAAATCAAAAAGCCAGAAGAGTTGGTAAAGGTTGACGAAGAGGTTCCAGTAGAGCAAACATCAACCGAGGCACCACCAGCTCAGCTGGTCGACACTGCGACGACCCTCGTTCCAACCCTGGAAGAACCCGAAGTCCCAACTCCGATCGCAGTTGAAGTCACCACAGCGACTCCCGTCGTTGACCAGCCAACTGCAGCGGAAGCCGACGTTCAGAACGAAACGGTCGAAAAGGTCGCCGAGGTTCCTCCGGCTCCAATCGTCGACATCATCGTGGACGATCCGCGCCAGGAGATTCCCGTCACGGAGGAGCCCGAACTCCCGCTGGAGGTTCCCCCGGTGGTGGCGTCAAACGCCAACGTAATCGAAGAGAAGCCGGAACCAGATTCGGCACTGCCAAAGCCGCCCCACGGTTTGCTACGGGGAGGGTTGGGTAGTTTATTGTCGCACagtcatcaccatcatcatcacggtcaccaccaccaccacgggCATCACGGTCATGGGCACGATCACTCGGGGCATAGTCACGATCACGGGTCGCACGAACACGAAGAGGTTCCGTTCATTGCTGGACTGGGCTCGGTTGATCCGATTCCGCACAGAGAACCTCTGCAACAGCAGCAACCACAACAACAAGAACCGCAACAacctcagcagcagcagcagcagcaagacgAAG TCGTTCCGGAGAACGGATTTTGTGATTCGGTGTCGTGTCCGAACCCCGGACAAGCCTCCTCGCAGCATCAACACGCCAATGGCTTTCACCATCCGATGGTAAGTTTGCCGCAAGTTACGGAAGATACGGTCAGTACGCCTGAGCCAAAGATGGTTGAGGAAGTTGGCTCGGATGAGGGCATCGTAACGCCTAGTGAGGAGGAGGTGGACTACGCCGAGATGTTCATCGCGGAGCTGTTCAAGCTGAGCGATTTGATTATGCTGCTGGCGATTACCTCATTCACGTTGATCGTGTTTTCGCTGGGACATTACCTGATCAACAAGAACCGCAAGGAGAAGCCGCTTATTTACAAG CTGAACATGATCGAGCGTGACCTGATGGCGTCCCACAAAGAGAACGCCATGTTGAAGGCCGATTTGGCGGAAACGCGCCACAAGCTGACCAGCATCGAAAACAACTCGTTCGGCTCGAACGACATGGTCATCGCGTTGCGCCAGGACCTGGACGACGCCGAGCAGACCAAGCTGGAGCTGCAGGAGCAGATCGCCTCCCTGGAAAAGGAACTGGAAAATGCCGCCGAAGCCGGGCTCGAACTGAACAAGATGGTCGCCGAGCTGTTGAACCAAAGCGGCAGCGACTCGATCGCCCTCACCGTCGACGAACTGCAGAAGCAGCTGAACGAACAGCAGCAAACGATCCTCTCGATGAACACGACCCTGGCCGACAAGAGTCGCGAAAACAGCGAGCTTCAAATTACGCTCGCCAACCAGTCCGCCAAGTACGGCCAGGAATTCGACGAACTGCAGCAAGCGTTCAACGACCTCAAGCTCGAAAAGAGCAACATCGAAATCGAACTGACGAACCTAAAGACCGGCCAAAGCTCCCAGCTTGAATCCCTCCGCAAGGAAACCAGCACCGAAATCGCCAAACTCAACAAGGAGGTCAAATCCTTCCAATCCAAGTGGGAAGACTCCAAAAAGGCGCAAAACTCCGCCGAAGCCAAGGTCGAAGCCCTCGAAGAGTGCATCAAGGACATCAAGCGGGGCAACACGAACGGAACCGTCGACGGGCTGATCGATTCCGCCGAACTCAAGGCGCAGCTTGCCGTACTTAAGAAGGAAAAGAACAACCTGCAGGATCGCCTGCAGGGCGAAGTGGTCGCGCGCCAGCTCCTGGACGATCACGTCAAGATCATCAACGACGAAATCTCCAACCTCAAGAAAGAGTACAGCCAGGCGGAGAAGGACAAGCTGGAGGCGGAGACGCGACTGGAGGTGTTGTCCTCCTACTTCAAGGACAAGGAAACGCAACTGCAAAA ggaaTTGAGCATCAAGGAAGCGATGTGGATGCAGCAGCAGGGTGAAACGACCAGCACCGTCGAGCGGATACGGTTCCTGCAGGACGAGGTGCAGCAGTTGAA ATCGCAAAACGAGAAGCTGCGCGCCGAAATCCAAACCCTGGACACGGCCCACAAGGCGCAGTACACGAAGCTGGAGACACAGTCGCACGACGCCTGGCTGGCGGCCCGCCAGGCCGAGCGCCGCCTCGAGGAGTCCCGCAACGAGGCCAGCACGCTACGCCGGAAGCTGACCGTGCTCGTTGACGGTGGCGTTGGCACGACTG acGGCCTAATCCCGGGACCGGTTCCCCCGCCGGCAGATCTGAGCATGACCGCTCCGTCCCCGATCCGGGTCGAATCGCCGAACGCGCCTCCTCCTCCGCTGATGGGTCTTCCGCCGCCACCGTTTTTGCCACCGCCGTTCGGGGCACCGTTCATGCCACCCTTTATGCCGCCACCGGGTCCCGGCGAGATGCGTCCGGCGCCGCTGGGTAGGCTCATGTCCCCGCCGCCGAACCGGTACAGCCCCAGCATGGATCGCGACCGGGACCGAGACCACCGGTACAGTCCGGATCGCGACCGCGGCCGGTACTCGCCGGACAGTCGGTACGACTACTCTGTGATGTCCAACTACGAAACGGAGACGGACTTTAGCCCGCCGCGGTCACCTTCGCCGCACTCACACTCGCGACGGTCCAACTATGACCACCGGGATCGGGACCATCGGAGGGACGGTCGCACCAGCGGCAGCGGTGGAGATCGCAACGCTGGttccggaggaggaggaggaggtggcgGCGGCTACCCGAAGGCGTTCTCCCCGCCCAGCATGAGGACCACCTCGCCGCCCATCCAGGACCCTAGGAATAAAAAGTATCAAG GTGGTTTCAGTTCCGGCTCACAAGACTCGGTCGCGACGCGGAAGAGTGGCAAACAGTATAAACAGACGTAG
- the LOC120412671 gene encoding transport and Golgi organization protein 1-like isoform X4, producing MKKLNFASFVHISCLVLVLNAAGSGARECGDAECKTPIANAYATLGYKGGGEGKVDLVHGEKVVILARNVGKERHFLVRKANGAVGLANKSFIRDTNILVKSKDLILLPDEEAVGEKIEPSGTVQPDVVDGTTLNAAEVAKGTAAEAPPVETKPAPVEEKTPELGVVPSGGEAIKQEPIESNSLPEATTVEADVAAVKEPEVALKDSQSDAEEEAEDEEGDEENFFSLLFKDSDPADEEEEDDEEGEDEQEVEKEVPETKPTEQPTEEVVKDKVPEPVAQVAEPTEEIKKPEELVKVDEEVPVEQTSTEAPPAQLVDTATTLVPTLEEPEVPTPIAVEVTTATPVVDQPTAAEADVQNETVEKVAEVPPAPIVDIIVDDPRQEIPVTEEPELPLEVPPVVASNANVIEEKPEPDSALPKPPHVVPENGFCDSVSCPNPGQASSQHQHANGFHHPMVSLPQVTEDTVSTPEPKMVEEVGSDEGIVTPSEEEVDYAEMFIAELFKLSDLIMLLAITSFTLIVFSLGHYLINKNRKEKPLIYKLNMIERDLMASHKENAMLKADLAETRHKLTSIENNSFGSNDMVIALRQDLDDAEQTKLELQEQIASLEKELENAAEAGLELNKMVAELLNQSGSDSIALTVDELQKQLNEQQQTILSMNTTLADKSRENSELQITLANQSAKYGQEFDELQQAFNDLKLEKSNIEIELTNLKTGQSSQLESLRKETSTEIAKLNKEVKSFQSKWEDSKKAQNSAEAKVEALEECIKDIKRGNTNGTVDGLIDSAELKAQLAVLKKEKNNLQDRLQGEVVARQLLDDHVKIINDEISNLKKEYSQAEKDKLEAETRLEVLSSYFKDKETQLQKELSIKEAMWMQQQGETTSTVERIRFLQDEVQQLKSQNEKLRAEIQTLDTAHKAQYTKLETQSHDAWLAARQAERRLEESRNEASTLRRKLTVLVDGGVGTTDGLIPGPVPPPADLSMTAPSPIRVESPNAPPPPLMGLPPPPFLPPPFGAPFMPPFMPPPGPGEMRPAPLGRLMSPPPNRYSPSMDRDRDRDHRYSPDRDRGRYSPDSRYDYSVMSNYETETDFSPPRSPSPHSHSRRSNYDHRDRDHRRDGRTSGSGGDRNAGSGGGGGGGGGYPKAFSPPSMRTTSPPIQDPRNKKYQGGFSSGSQDSVATRKSGKQYKQT from the exons atgaaaaagttaaattttgctaGTTTTGTACATATTAGCTGTTTAGTTTTAGTGCTGAACGCCGCCGGAAGTGGCGCCCGGGAGTGCGGCGATGCAGAATGCAAGA CTCCGATTGCCAATGCGTACGCCACGCTCGGTTACAAGGGCGGCGGCGAGGGGAAGGTTGATCTTGTGCACGGCGAAAAGGTGGTGATTCTGGCCCGGAACGTTGGCAAGGAGCGGCACTTTCTGGTCAGGAAGGCGAACGGTGCCGTCGGGTTGGCCAACAAGAGCTTCATCCGGGACACGAACATACTGGTTAAGTCGAAAGACTTGATTTTACTGCCGGACGAGGAGGCTGTTGGGGAGAAGATTGAACCGTCCGGAACGGTTCAGCCGGACGTGGTTGATGGGACGACGCTAAACGCGGCAGAGGTGGCCAAAGGAACGGCTGCTGAAGCACCGCCGGTGGAGACGAAACCGGCTCCGGTAGAGGAGAAAACTCCAGAACTGGGGGTGGTTCCGTCGGGTGGTGAGGCTATCAAACAGGAACCGATCGAATCAAACAGTCTTCCAGAGGCGACGACCGTAGAAGCCGATGTGGCAGCCGTTAAGGAGCCGGAAGTGGCGTTGAAAGACTCCCAGTCGGATGCGGAAGAGGAGGCCGAGGATGAGGAAGGAGATGAAGAG AACTTTTTTTCGCTACTTTTCAAGGATTCCGACCCTGCGGACGAAGAAGAAGAGGATGACGAAGAGGGCGAAGATGAGCAAGAAGTAGAGAAAGAAGTGCCAGAGACAAAACCTACGGAGCAACCCACTGAAGAAGTAGTTAAGGACAAAGTTCCAGAACCAGTTGCCCAAGTCGCGGAGCCCACTGAAGAAATCAAAAAGCCAGAAGAGTTGGTAAAGGTTGACGAAGAGGTTCCAGTAGAGCAAACATCAACCGAGGCACCACCAGCTCAGCTGGTCGACACTGCGACGACCCTCGTTCCAACCCTGGAAGAACCCGAAGTCCCAACTCCGATCGCAGTTGAAGTCACCACAGCGACTCCCGTCGTTGACCAGCCAACTGCAGCGGAAGCCGACGTTCAGAACGAAACGGTCGAAAAGGTCGCCGAGGTTCCTCCGGCTCCAATCGTCGACATCATCGTGGACGATCCGCGCCAGGAGATTCCCGTCACGGAGGAGCCCGAACTCCCGCTGGAGGTTCCCCCGGTGGTGGCGTCAAACGCCAACGTAATCGAAGAGAAGCCGGAACCAGATTCGGCACTGCCAAAGCCGCCCCACG TCGTTCCGGAGAACGGATTTTGTGATTCGGTGTCGTGTCCGAACCCCGGACAAGCCTCCTCGCAGCATCAACACGCCAATGGCTTTCACCATCCGATGGTAAGTTTGCCGCAAGTTACGGAAGATACGGTCAGTACGCCTGAGCCAAAGATGGTTGAGGAAGTTGGCTCGGATGAGGGCATCGTAACGCCTAGTGAGGAGGAGGTGGACTACGCCGAGATGTTCATCGCGGAGCTGTTCAAGCTGAGCGATTTGATTATGCTGCTGGCGATTACCTCATTCACGTTGATCGTGTTTTCGCTGGGACATTACCTGATCAACAAGAACCGCAAGGAGAAGCCGCTTATTTACAAG CTGAACATGATCGAGCGTGACCTGATGGCGTCCCACAAAGAGAACGCCATGTTGAAGGCCGATTTGGCGGAAACGCGCCACAAGCTGACCAGCATCGAAAACAACTCGTTCGGCTCGAACGACATGGTCATCGCGTTGCGCCAGGACCTGGACGACGCCGAGCAGACCAAGCTGGAGCTGCAGGAGCAGATCGCCTCCCTGGAAAAGGAACTGGAAAATGCCGCCGAAGCCGGGCTCGAACTGAACAAGATGGTCGCCGAGCTGTTGAACCAAAGCGGCAGCGACTCGATCGCCCTCACCGTCGACGAACTGCAGAAGCAGCTGAACGAACAGCAGCAAACGATCCTCTCGATGAACACGACCCTGGCCGACAAGAGTCGCGAAAACAGCGAGCTTCAAATTACGCTCGCCAACCAGTCCGCCAAGTACGGCCAGGAATTCGACGAACTGCAGCAAGCGTTCAACGACCTCAAGCTCGAAAAGAGCAACATCGAAATCGAACTGACGAACCTAAAGACCGGCCAAAGCTCCCAGCTTGAATCCCTCCGCAAGGAAACCAGCACCGAAATCGCCAAACTCAACAAGGAGGTCAAATCCTTCCAATCCAAGTGGGAAGACTCCAAAAAGGCGCAAAACTCCGCCGAAGCCAAGGTCGAAGCCCTCGAAGAGTGCATCAAGGACATCAAGCGGGGCAACACGAACGGAACCGTCGACGGGCTGATCGATTCCGCCGAACTCAAGGCGCAGCTTGCCGTACTTAAGAAGGAAAAGAACAACCTGCAGGATCGCCTGCAGGGCGAAGTGGTCGCGCGCCAGCTCCTGGACGATCACGTCAAGATCATCAACGACGAAATCTCCAACCTCAAGAAAGAGTACAGCCAGGCGGAGAAGGACAAGCTGGAGGCGGAGACGCGACTGGAGGTGTTGTCCTCCTACTTCAAGGACAAGGAAACGCAACTGCAAAA ggaaTTGAGCATCAAGGAAGCGATGTGGATGCAGCAGCAGGGTGAAACGACCAGCACCGTCGAGCGGATACGGTTCCTGCAGGACGAGGTGCAGCAGTTGAA ATCGCAAAACGAGAAGCTGCGCGCCGAAATCCAAACCCTGGACACGGCCCACAAGGCGCAGTACACGAAGCTGGAGACACAGTCGCACGACGCCTGGCTGGCGGCCCGCCAGGCCGAGCGCCGCCTCGAGGAGTCCCGCAACGAGGCCAGCACGCTACGCCGGAAGCTGACCGTGCTCGTTGACGGTGGCGTTGGCACGACTG acGGCCTAATCCCGGGACCGGTTCCCCCGCCGGCAGATCTGAGCATGACCGCTCCGTCCCCGATCCGGGTCGAATCGCCGAACGCGCCTCCTCCTCCGCTGATGGGTCTTCCGCCGCCACCGTTTTTGCCACCGCCGTTCGGGGCACCGTTCATGCCACCCTTTATGCCGCCACCGGGTCCCGGCGAGATGCGTCCGGCGCCGCTGGGTAGGCTCATGTCCCCGCCGCCGAACCGGTACAGCCCCAGCATGGATCGCGACCGGGACCGAGACCACCGGTACAGTCCGGATCGCGACCGCGGCCGGTACTCGCCGGACAGTCGGTACGACTACTCTGTGATGTCCAACTACGAAACGGAGACGGACTTTAGCCCGCCGCGGTCACCTTCGCCGCACTCACACTCGCGACGGTCCAACTATGACCACCGGGATCGGGACCATCGGAGGGACGGTCGCACCAGCGGCAGCGGTGGAGATCGCAACGCTGGttccggaggaggaggaggaggtggcgGCGGCTACCCGAAGGCGTTCTCCCCGCCCAGCATGAGGACCACCTCGCCGCCCATCCAGGACCCTAGGAATAAAAAGTATCAAG GTGGTTTCAGTTCCGGCTCACAAGACTCGGTCGCGACGCGGAAGAGTGGCAAACAGTATAAACAGACGTAG